Within Gaiellales bacterium, the genomic segment CGACCACGGATTCTTGGAGAGCTGCTGGCTCTTCGCGTCGACCGTCCACTCGCTCTCGAGATCGAACAGGGCCAGGTCGGCGTCGCCGCCGGGCAGGATCGTGCCCTTGCGCGGGTAGAGGCCGATCGTGCGCGCGGCGTTCGTCGCGGCGAAGCGGGCGAAGGCGTCGAGCGGCATGCCCCGGCGGTGGTAGGCCTCGTCGAGCACGAGCGGCACCGTCTCCTGCATCACCTGGCAGCCGAGCGGCGCCTCGAAGATGTCCTCCCAGCCGGGCTCCTTCTCCTCGATCGTGTAGGCGCAGTGGTCGGACACCAGGCTGTCGAGGGTGCCGTCGAGCACGCGCTCCCACATCCCCTCGACCAGCTCGCGCGGGCGCAGCGCCGGGGCGCAGCGGCCGTACGGGCCGAGCCGGACGAGGTCGTCGAGGTCGAGCAGCAGGTGGTGCGGGCACACCTCGGCGGTCGCGCGCAGACCGCGGACGCGGGCGGCGGCGACGAGGTCGACGCTCTCCGGGCTCGACGTGTGGACGATCTGGATGCGCACGCCGACGTGGCGCGCCAGGTAGAGGGCGCGGTGCACCGCCTCCTCCTCGACGAACGCCGGCCGCGACTCGTGGTGGGCGAGCGCGTCGCGGCGGCCGGCCAGCCGCATCGCCTCGAGGCCGGCCTGGAGCAGCGCGTCGGACTCCGCGTGGACGAGCACGAGGGCGCCGAGCTCCTGCGCGTTCTCCATCCCCTGCACGAACTCCGCGTCGTTCACATGCGGGTAGGCGGGCTCGGAGAACGGCATGAACGCCTTGAACCCGAACGCGCCCTCGCGCCACTGCCCGGCCATCTCCGGCAGCGCCGGCGCGCACAGCGCGCCCCACAGGCCGAAGTCGCAGACCACCTTCCCCGCCGCCATGTCGCGCTTCTCCCGGTAGAGCTGGGCGGTGGTGACGGGCGGGTAGGTGAGCGGGTGCTCGACGACGGTGGTGATCCCGCCGGCCGCGGCGGCGCTGGTGCCGGTGGTGAAGTCCTCGCGCTCCGTGTGGCCCGGGTCCTCGAAGTGGGCGTGCGGGTCGATCGCGCCGGGCAGGACGACGAGGCCCGAGGCGTCGATCAGCTCGTCGGCGCGGCGGGCGATGTCGGGATCGCGGCCGATCGCGGCGATGCGGCCGTCGGCGATCAGGATGTCGGCGGCGAACACGCCGTAGTCGGTGGCGAGCGTGCCGCCACAGATGGCCGTGCGCGGGCCGCTCACGCCGGCACCCCGGCGCCCTCGGCGGCCAGCCGGGCGACGACCCGCATCGGCAGGCCCAGCGACGCCAGGTGACCGATCAGGAGGTTGCGCGATTGTTCCCAGGCGCCGCTCAGCCAGGCCCGCAGGCCGAGGCCGTCGACGAGCCGGGCCAGCACGGCCGCCTCGATGTCGAGGTCGATCGCGGCCGGGAGGAGGCCCTCGTCCCGCACCCGCTCGAGCATGGCCCGGATCTCCTGCTCCCACAGGGCGTCGGCCGCCTCGAGCTCCTCCACGAAAGCGCGGTCGCGGCCGGCATACGTCCACATCTCGGCCCACAGGCGCCACTCTGCCCGCCGCTCCGGGTCACGCGGGACGGCGACCGAGACGAACGCCGAGAGCAGCTCGGGGACGGTGTTCGCGGCCTGGAGCGCCGCCCGGGCCTCGGCGATCCACGCCCGCGAGGTGGCGGCGAAGACGCCGGCGATCAGGGCCTGCTTGTCGGGGAAGTGGTGGGTGAGGACGCCGGTGGTGAATCCGCCCTCCCGGGAGATGTCGCGCAGGGTCGTCGCCTCGAGCCCCTCGCGGATGATCACCCGCTTGGCGGCGGCGGCGATCTCGTCGAACCGGCGCCCCGACCGGGGCCCCGGCGCCATGCTCTCGTCCGTTGACAGCGTTCCGGCGCTCCTGCTTTACTGCGGGCCGATCATAACCATTGTGACGGAGGGCGTGGGGTGGATTACGGACTGACGGGGACGGTGGCGATCGTGGGCGGGTCGTCGTCCGGCATGGGCCGGGCCACGGCCCGCGCGCTGGCGGGGGAGGGCTGCCGGGTCGTGCTCTACGCGCGCCGTGGCGACCTGCTCTCCGAGGTGGCCGCGCAGATCACGGCGGAGACGGGCACCGAGACCCTGGCCGCGCCGGCCGACGCCACCGACCACGCGTCGCTCGAGATGGTCGTCGAACGGGCGCTCGAGCGCTTCGGCCGGCTCGACATCGTCGTGAACAACGCCGGCGGGCCGCCGGCGGGCGACTACGAGAGCTTCTCCGACGCCGACTGGCAGGCCGCGTACGAGCTGACGCTGCTCTCCGCGCTTCGGATCACCCGCCGAGCGCTGCCGGCGCTCCGAGAGAGCGGTCGCGGCCGGATCGTCAACCTGACCTCCTCGGCGGTGAAGGAGACGAACGACGGCCTGCTGCTCTCGAACACGCTCCGCCCGGGCGTGATCGGCTGGGCAAAGACGATCTCCCGCGACGAGGCCCGCCACGGCATCACGGTCAACTCGATCGCCCCCGGCTACATCGCCACCGAGCGGCTGGTGCAGCTCTACTCGTCCGAAGCCGACCCGGACACGGCGATGAAGCGCGATGCCGACACGATCCCTGCCGGCCGCTTTGGCGACCCCGACGAGATCGCGGCGGCGGTCGCGTTCCTGTGCTCGACGGGCGCCGCCTACATCAACGGCACGACGCTCCTCGTCGACGGCGGGCTCGCTCGCGGCCTGCTCA encodes:
- a CDS encoding TetR family transcriptional regulator C-terminal domain-containing protein produces the protein MAPGPRSGRRFDEIAAAAKRVIIREGLEATTLRDISREGGFTTGVLTHHFPDKQALIAGVFAATSRAWIAEARAALQAANTVPELLSAFVSVAVPRDPERRAEWRLWAEMWTYAGRDRAFVEELEAADALWEQEIRAMLERVRDEGLLPAAIDLDIEAAVLARLVDGLGLRAWLSGAWEQSRNLLIGHLASLGLPMRVVARLAAEGAGVPA
- a CDS encoding SDR family oxidoreductase, translated to MDYGLTGTVAIVGGSSSGMGRATARALAGEGCRVVLYARRGDLLSEVAAQITAETGTETLAAPADATDHASLEMVVERALERFGRLDIVVNNAGGPPAGDYESFSDADWQAAYELTLLSALRITRRALPALRESGRGRIVNLTSSAVKETNDGLLLSNTLRPGVIGWAKTISRDEARHGITVNSIAPGYIATERLVQLYSSEADPDTAMKRDADTIPAGRFGDPDEIAAAVAFLCSTGAAYINGTTLLVDGGLARGLLS
- the allB gene encoding allantoinase AllB, with the translated sequence MSGPRTAICGGTLATDYGVFAADILIADGRIAAIGRDPDIARRADELIDASGLVVLPGAIDPHAHFEDPGHTEREDFTTGTSAAAAGGITTVVEHPLTYPPVTTAQLYREKRDMAAGKVVCDFGLWGALCAPALPEMAGQWREGAFGFKAFMPFSEPAYPHVNDAEFVQGMENAQELGALVLVHAESDALLQAGLEAMRLAGRRDALAHHESRPAFVEEEAVHRALYLARHVGVRIQIVHTSSPESVDLVAAARVRGLRATAEVCPHHLLLDLDDLVRLGPYGRCAPALRPRELVEGMWERVLDGTLDSLVSDHCAYTIEEKEPGWEDIFEAPLGCQVMQETVPLVLDEAYHRRGMPLDAFARFAATNAARTIGLYPRKGTILPGGDADLALFDLESEWTVDAKSQQLSKNPWSPFDGRTARARCVRTVVRGITVHRDGEIVVPPGTGRFLSVQDDFAARPVAAAGVTA